GGACATGTACAGAGTTTTATGAGAAAGACTCTGAGAGCTCTGTTGGTCGGACTGGGGATAGCATGAGACATGCCAATGCAACACTGGACCCTGCTGCAGACAGAGACAGTGGGCTCGGACTTACAGGAGGATCTGTGGCAACATCTGCAACACACTCAAGTCATGGCTTGGGCTCCATGGCAGACGCTTCTCTCTCTTCTAGTCGTGTGCATTCAGTGGAGGTACAaccaccacagcagcagcaaatccACCATCAAAACTACAGTGCCCACCAACAAGCTGTGAGTGGGTCGGCCACACACAGTACTTTCTCCAGGACTGCGGCTGTCCCAGCTCAGCCGGCAGTGGGAGGTCTGCAGCCTCTTGCTGCCCAGAACCTGCTTCCTGTCGAGCAAAACGGCCCGCCTCAATCTGGGATCCACATACAGAAGTCCCCCATCATGCCTCCCTCTGCCCAGCCAACTCCTTACcctcctcagcagcagcagcaacagcttcCTTTGGGCCAACACCTGACCAGCCAATCACCTGGACTGATGCAGAATCAGACTGAGTACTATCAACAGCAACAGCCTGCATCCCTGCCACCAGGGCTTGCCTCAGGCCAGTCCCTCCAAGTGTCCAGCCAGGGACAAGGACCTATTTCGGTTATGCCTACAGCCTCTGGAGGGGCATCTGTGCCAAGTCAGGTTGGAGATGTTactggagcaggaggaggacctGCATCTGCTGGACAGCCAGCTCCAGCTGTCTTGCAGCAGCAGACTGTAGGGATGGGAGCTGCTGGAGGCTCCATATTGATTGGTGGATCCACTCTGAAGCAGCAGACTGTGAATCCTTATGCCAGCGCTGGACAGCCTCAAGCCCATGGCCATCCTCCGTCCTCTGGTGTACAAAACGTGCCTGCCATTGCAGTGAGTTCCAGTGTGCCCCCCACTCTTCCCACTGCTATGCCCAGTGCCTCcagtgcagcaaagccaaatgTGACAACCCCGAGTTTGCCTCCTGGTCAGATACCCCACAGCAAGACTACAGTGGCTTTGGGGCCACAGGGCCTCCCAGGGACTGGATTTGGTCAGGTGGAGGCTGGTGGTGGAAGGAAGTCAGAGGGAATGATCAATGCACAGTCTCCAATTATCTCCGTGAAGGAACCGGCGAAGCCCTTCATGCCTGAGAGCCTGCAGCTCACCACTCCGACTGTCAACAGCATATTTGCAATCCACATACCTGTCGACGGGGAGGAGGACAGGTAATATATTCCCAGTCTTTGTTAGTATACCTATCCCTGTTAGGCTTCACATTATCACTGCTGATCCTCTGAAAAACTACCCATAAAGCACATAGCTCAGTCACAAGGCCCATGCAAGGTCCAAACATGCTTAATTTAGTTCACAGCTAGGGAGACATTTGCTATCTGTTTAGCCATTTGCAGGAAGGTGAAAAGCCATAACAAACAACAGCGCTGTGTTGTAGTACTGGTCATTAAGCTTGTTAAACAGACAGGGTTTTCCCCGTAGTTTCAGGGAGGTATGGAGGGAGGGGAATGTGACAAGGAAGAGAGTAGTGATGCACAGGAAGGAAatgtaatgtttgttttattactgGAGCCTAAAGCAGTAAATGGAGCATAGCACACTTCCCCAGCACAAGCAACAACTTGTTAAACATATACACGGCTCTTGTATTACTctgattatgtgtgtgtgtgtctccagtTTTTACTCCACCTTTAGCTGTCACCCTCTAGGACAGTGTGTGAGGTGATGGCCTTGGCTGCAAACCTCACAGATGTTTTGCTGGTTGCTACTGTGCTTAAGGTTAGCTCAGTGTCCGGTTAGCCTCAGGCTAGCTGTGGCTGCTCAGTAAATGTGCAGTATGCCTGACCTTTTAAGAAGTCAGGTCCTGCCTCTGGAAATGCTTTCTAACACAAACATAATGAAgagtatttgttttgtttttgtttttttttgcattgccaCATTTAGCCCATTTAGTACTCATATGATGTTGCATGATGCTGCATGATGTTGCATTTGTAAGTGAATGTCATCCACAGCAGATATCATGATTGCGCATTATTTAGTCTGTAAAGCTAAAAAGTTGGGTTGCATGAAGTTTGCATCCCTTCCAGAAATGATCTTTCTCTCAGTAGTAGATGGCACACATGAGCGGAAATGATTCAAAGCCTGAAATCTCTCAGTGGTTTCCATTTACAGTCTTAGAGATGTACAAGAGTGTAGACCAGACAGGATACGCAGCCTGCAGAGCACTGGCaccactacttttttttttttttttctctcctctcaaaCTGTATGTTGCAGTGTTAGTTAAGCTTCCCTGAAGTGCACATTATAAACTGCGTTGATCACTTCTgtcctttctgtttttttttattttgttacttcACTTTGGCACTTGTATTATTGTTTTCATTAATTCCTCTAGTTCCCATCATGCTTTGGTTgcagtaatttaaaaatataatgtaaaCTACAATCTTGGtcccagatttatttatttatttgaatcctgtatttgtttatattttggcaCACTGGCACCATTAAAAGTTGGTTTAtggatgttatttttttcactggGCATTGGAGATAGTAATATCTTAGATACTGATGTCACTCATTAGTATTAATATCAGACTCAAAGGGTTTCAGATGCTTTAATTGCCATTGTGAGGAGTGTGTTACAGCTGTTGACTGATGTATGCGCAGTCAACAAGTCAGCTAATATAACTAAAACCAGCATGCATTTATTTTAGTAATCTCATGCAATATCTTTGCTGTTTGGCTCTCCCtttgtttccctttttcatACCCTAACGAGGAGATGACCTTCACAGGTTTATATTCAGCTCCTCACTTGATCTGATAAGTTGTAATAACCAGACGCCAGTTActttgggtattttttttttttaatggcaggtgacattttaaacactgtttGTAACAATTCCACTTTCTGCAGGCAGTGCATTTTTTGGAGCACCTATGGTTTGCTTGTGAGAAGACCAAGCTCTCAGGCTGATAAGAACAGGGTTCTCTTACGACAGCCAAGCACTATCAGACATTGAGCAGTAGTCTTTCCACTGTGCCCCTGTTTTGCTGATAAGAGAACTCAGAGTGGGGCGTGTTAACCAACAGTGCGTTGTCACATCATGgtcctttttcttttgcaatGCAAGCTTATGCTAAATTACTCTGTTCTGTTTAGAGCCTTTGGACATGGGTAAACATGCGCTGCATATTGTAGTAAGCATCCACACTCCCTCTGTAATTCATTCAAAACACCAGCTAGTGTTTCCGGGTACTGCTGTCATTATTGCAGTTGTAACTTCGTCTGTCCCACTGATTGACCGACAGACAGGGCATAACAGCTGTTCACGTACAGATGAAGTGCTGAATGGCcttcatctgctgcagcagctgtggtatgctcagaagaggaggaggaagctgcATAGTGAAACCTGTTGTGCCTCTCTTCAGTAGGCATTTTAGCTATGCTTGACACACCTCCCTcccccagcttttttttttttgtttccgtGCTTAATTTCTACATTTCCACTGCACTGTTTCTTACTGAGCCCACACAATGCAAAAATCCATTCTCATTAAATgtgctgttttgctttttttttttgtagacacAAGTTAGGCTTTTTATTGCCTGAACAGATTGTAACATCAGTTAAAAAAGTGAGACCTTCACTGACTCTCTTGGTTGACTCAGACTGTCGAATGCTTGGTTTGAGATATATTGGACAGATTTTTGCACAAAACTTGCACCTGAGTGCCTAGTCTCAATGCTTCTCTTACAGGCagcagcaaccaaagcaatcagttcaattcaattcacttcattcttatttatatagtgccaaatcacagcagttgcCCCAAGGCAGATGATATtgtaagtaaagaccctacaataatacagagaaaaccccagcaATCAGACCATCGTCAACTTAACATTTCAGGTCCTAggaatcttttttttgtcattatacTGATATTCAGATAGTTGTACTAGATACACGAGGCACAACTATATAAATAGTTGCCATAATTGAGCAGGAGAGTCTTAAGTTTTTTATTATGTATGCAGTTCACTTAATGGCTGCAGATGTCATtaacagcagtggttttctgGACGTTAAGCTGAGTGTTAATATGGAGCGTCTATATAACACTGCCTGGTAAAACCTGTATTATATAGTGTTTACTGCATCTTTAAGAAGGTTGTAGACTTTGTGGAACATAAACTGGAAAAACTCTCTTGAGGGGCTCTCATATTTGGATTTAGCTTCCCATGTAATTTTGCCCACACgtaattaaaggaaaacaataGAGATATATATACACTAAAGACTGAAGTTGCTGCTCTCATTCTTAGAATATGGTTTTCTCAGCTTAATGTTTCCCAGATGGCTTCAACAACCAAAGGCATAAAACAACATTGCTGGATTGCCATAATGTCTTTGCCGTGCTCACAGAGGGGGGGGTGTTTGCTGCTATTTTGCAAGCTCATCATAAATGCATCGCAACTGTAGTGTGTATGTAATTGAGCTCATGCTGGGGAGGTATTGGTTTATTGACCTCACGTAACGGGAGCTTATGTAAGATCAGACTCCTTAGGAGGGGGGAGTGGAGTCCAGGTCTGCGATATAGTTACTGCCACTGTGAATTGAGAGTCTGTACTTGTGTGGGTGGATAAGAGGTGTGTCTTTAAGGGCATGGCTTGACTCcatgtgtgcttgtttgtgtgtgtgtgtgtgtacacacgtATCCatgttgggggtgggggatgtGGATATTAACtgcttattcattttatttctttatttttttttgctcacgGTGGAAgtggtgactgtgtgtgtgtgtgtgtgtgtgtgtgtgtgtgtgtgtgtgtgtgtgtgtgtgtgtgtgtgtgtgtgtgagagagtgtgacACGGAGACAGCATAGGGTCTTTCCCTCCCTTCAGTGACCTCTCCTCTAACTGCTGTATCCTGTTTTCAGTCAGAGTCCCTCACACTGCTCTCCACCTTCTATTCATTTAATATTCCTTAGCTGACTCCCTGCTTCCGCACTGGGGCTCCCTGGTCATATCATATGACATTTGGTGGGCACATTTTATCCACAGTTCCTCACAGAGGTACAagtcaacacattttttttgttagatGTCTTTGGCTTGAATAATAATGAAAGTTTTTAATCTGGCTTCCACCTTTTCTACTGTAATACTTTTTGAGCTGTACTGCAGCACACAGTGCATCTAGACATGATCTGTAATTGCATTTAACAGCAGTGCAGTAGTTTCTTCTTCTGACCTTAAGTATTTAATCAGAGGCTTAAATTTAggtatgtgtttctgtgtatacTAGTCAAGTTGTTCCTTCTCTGTGACCCCAACCTCCTCTCAGCCTTTGAGCTATTTTAAAGGAAGAGTGTATTGTTCTAGTTTGACCGGCACTACTAGTCAGTGTATGTCTGTAGGCTTTGCTGCAGTCACCCACCTGTCCACCCTAGGTGTAGCGGCTCAGGATCCATATTGAcaaggtttattttattttatttttttttagacaagTGCCATTATCTGCAGCAATGCAATTGTTTTCTTGTGTCATTCTGATCAGTGTAGaaaaaatgctgtgtgtgtgtgtgtgtgtgtgtgtgtgtgtgtgtgtgtgtgtgtgtgtgtgtgtgtgtgtgtgtgtgtgtgtgtgtgtgtgtgtgtgtgtgtctagtaTGTGCAGCTGGCAGAAAAGTTTGCATTCATCGATGAAAAGAATTGATAAGCCTGGAGGTATCCAGTGCCGATGGATTGGACAGTTTTTGGTATCCGTTTTCAGCTTTAATCCCTAATCGAGGCCCTTCATTGTTCTGACAAGCAGAACAACTTGACCAACCAGTCCAGTGTTTAACTGGGGGATGTGCTGTGTACTGTGTTATAGATAAGCTTAGCACACAATGTGCTTTTTATCTTGCTTTTGGAAAGCAGAACATTAACAAGACTGTCAGACCAGAAATGAAAGTTTTTCATCAGATTTGTTCTTTGGTCATACCAGCTTCTTTTAGCCTAAGTCTTCTAGTCTACAGGCAAATGTAGTCAGTGCTGCCAGTTATTTTCTGCTACATGCTATATAGTTTTCATGTTttcctgtgcctgcatgggtttcctctgggtgctctggtttccttccacagtacattcttgttag
This portion of the Archocentrus centrarchus isolate MPI-CPG fArcCen1 chromosome 17, fArcCen1, whole genome shotgun sequence genome encodes:
- the LOC115796345 gene encoding TSC22 domain family protein 2-like → MSKMPAKKRSCFQITSVTQAQVAAVGTADDAESLDDPDESRTEDVSSEIYDMSRADYEPACDRSSSEEALNNVVEPEAVSAMPPSSVPHGSQLSALSSNPSVDFRKVGVSGSSQGGQQVSGIGLGTGLPLITQAGPVQQQQPASAVSAGPASASVNTSQPAAVTSSAPPPSTSTVSCSSRFRVIKLDHGTGEPFRRGRWTCTEFYEKDSESSVGRTGDSMRHANATLDPAADRDSGLGLTGGSVATSATHSSHGLGSMADASLSSSRVHSVEVQPPQQQQIHHQNYSAHQQAVSGSATHSTFSRTAAVPAQPAVGGLQPLAAQNLLPVEQNGPPQSGIHIQKSPIMPPSAQPTPYPPQQQQQQLPLGQHLTSQSPGLMQNQTEYYQQQQPASLPPGLASGQSLQVSSQGQGPISVMPTASGGASVPSQVGDVTGAGGGPASAGQPAPAVLQQQTVGMGAAGGSILIGGSTLKQQTVNPYASAGQPQAHGHPPSSGVQNVPAIAVSSSVPPTLPTAMPSASSAAKPNVTTPSLPPGQIPHSKTTVALGPQGLPGTGFGQVEAGGGRKSEGMINAQSPIISVKEPAKPFMPESLQLTTPTVNSIFAIHIPVDGEEDSASGTNVVAIDNKIEQAMDLVKSHLMYAVREEVEVLKEQIKELFERNSVLERENAVLKSLANSEQLSQLSTQSASSSGTTASQQGLSQPQQPALPPLQVQPQPQSHPQLQHNPKPQQLQTQPQLDPGQQLQPNVTSA